The Aliiroseovarius sediminilitoris region GTGTGCAACAGACGTTCGGGCTGATCGGACCAAAGATACGAGATCAGGCGCAGGGCATCGTCCGGATCGTGCGCATTCATCGGCATCAGGTCCACGCCGCGCCGGTCGATGATAGTCGGAACCTTGCCAGTCGGCAGATCGCCCCGCCAGTCGGGTGCTAGGGTGATAACGGGGTCGGGCGGGCCAATCTGTCCATCCGGCAGGACCAGTGTAAACCGATCCCACATCAGGTTCAGTCCGGCGCTCGCGCCCAGTTCATACATACGGATCGGCAGGTCGTAGCGTGCGGCCAGCCAATGTCCCGCGGCGATCAGAACGGCCGCGCGGCGCACTTCGTTGGTTTGCGGAGGATTGTCGAGCCATTGGTCCAGAAGCGCGGTGTGATCGTTCAGCGCCCCCTGGATCGCGGCCCAAAGGCTGGCGTCCGCGGGCGCGGGGTTCGGCGGGTACTTAGCTTTCAACGCAGGGCAGGCTCCGGTCAGCACCAAGGCGTGCAGCCCGGCCAGCAGGCGTAAAGGCACCGAATGCCCTCGAGGACCGATTTCACCGGGCCAGTTGAACATGCGATCTGTCAGCGGCGTGCCGGGCTGAATCCTCTCGGCAAGCAGGTCCAGCACGCGCGCGGTGAAGGGTGAACCAAGATGCCTGTTGCTGCCCGCTTGATGACGCAAAGCGTCGCGTAAACTCATGAAAACTTATCCATCAACCGTTGAAGCGGGCTGCGGGTTTCCTTGGGTTCAGCATTCGCATCTGGTTTGGAAGGCGATGCTGGTGCGGGGGCGGATTTGGTGTCAGGTTTCGGTTGCGAAGTGGACGAGCGCGGCGGATTGACCCGCCGCCCGACGGCGTTCATGAACTTGCCGCTGTCCCCTTCTGCAAGGTCGGGAGCCCCGTCGGCACAGCCGCGCAGCACATCATCCAGCCAACCCTCATCCGCCTTGGCGAAATCGCGCAGAACATAAGAGGAAACCGCGTTCTTGTTGCCCGGATGCCCAATGCCCATCCGCACGCGGGTATAGTCTGGCCCGATATGAGCGTGGAGTGAGCGCAGGCCGTTGTGTCCCGCATGGCCGCCACCATGTTTGACGCGCACTTTGCCGGGGGCCAGATCAAGCTCGTCATGGAAAACGACGATGTCATTCGGTGTCAGCTTGTAAAACCGCATCGCCTCGCCCACCGATTGGCCGGACAGGTTCATGAAGGTCTCGGGCTTCAACAGCAGCACTTTCTCGTGGCCCAGTTGCCCCTCGGAAAGTGCGCCTTGAAACTTGCCGCGCCAAGGGGCAAACCCATGGTCCTGCGCAATGCTGTCCAGCGCCATGAAGCCGATATTGTGGCGGTTGCCCGCGTATTTTGGGCCCGGATTGCCAAGCCCCACAAACATTTTCATCTTCGACCTTTCCTGCTGGACTTTCTACCCGCGCACCGGACATGGTGTGGCACTGTTAAACTAAAGATCACCCACACGGGTTGCAATCACCCCTGCGTATCGCGATCGGAGACCCCTTTGCCCCGGTATTCGATAGATGGAATTGACCTTGATATTCCGCTCCATTGTCTGAACGACAATCTTAAACAGCAGTTGCAGAATGAACATTACGAATGGAAAGAGGTCAACGGGCTGAAACGACACCTGAAGAAGGGTGATCGGGTGCTCGATTTGGGAGGTGGGGCTGGCTATATCGCCATTCAGGCCGCGCGTATTGCTGGGGCAGGAAATGTCGCGACGGTAGAAGCCAGTGCCGAGATGGTGCAAGCCATCGGCCGAAACCTTGTGCTGAACCACGCTGAAGCCGTTCGTGTTTTGCATGGGGCTGTGGTGCCTGACGACTTTTCAGGAGGAAGTGTCGAATTCGACGTCAAGCCAGCCTTCTGGTCGTCGGCCATTGCAGTGGGTCCGCGAAAAGGGGCTGCGCAACGGATTAAGGTGCCCGCCCTCAGACTAAGCGATCTGCTGCACGCGTTCGAACCAAATCTGGTGATCATGGATGTGGAAGGGGCGGAGCGGGACCTGGCACGCCAGGACTGGCCGCTCATGGTGCAGTTGGTGATCATGGAAATCCATCCACAGACTTATCCACCCGCTGGCATACAAGAGATTTTCGATGGCATGTCGAAAGCCGGCTTTGCCTATATGCCGTGGGGGTCGCGGGGCAATCTGGTCGTGTTTCAGCGCTTGCCGGGTAAGGGTATGGGATGCTGAAGCAAAAAAGCGGGCCCCGCAGGACCCGCTTAACTGTCGTCCGGCTGGACTGATTTACTCTTCCGACTTCATTTCGGTTGCTTCGACTTCGTCGGCTGCGACCTCTTCGGTCTCTTCCGCTTCGTCATCTGCCGAGCGCAGTGAACTTGGGGCCGAGATGTTGGCAATCACGAAGTCACGGTCGACGGTGACTTTCGCGCCTTTCGGCAGGTCCACGTCCGAGATGTGGATGACGTCGCCCACTTCGCGGCCGGTCAGGTCAACAACGATCTGCTCGGGGATCTCACCCGCCATGACGTTCAGTTCGACTTCTGGGCGCACAACGGTCAGAACGCCGCCTTTTTTCAGGCCGGGGGCTTCTTCTTCGTTGGTGAACTCAACGTGAATGAACAGGCTGATCCGCGTGTTGCGGTGCAGGCGCATCAGGTCAAGATGGGTCGGCAGGTCTTTCACAACGTCACGCTGAACGTTCCGGCAGATGACACGAAAGTCATCTTCGCCCTCGACCTTCAGGTTCCAAAGGGTCGAAAGGAACCGACCAGCGCGCAGCTTTTTCAGCAGCTCGTTGAAAGGGATGTTAATCGGTAGCGGGTCTTCACCACCACCATACACGATACCGGGTACGAAGCCTTCGCGGCGAGCTTGACGAGCGGCCCCCTTGCCTGTCCCCGTCCGTACCGTGGCTACTAGATCAGGAATCTGTTTTGCCATGGAAATTCTCCAGTTTGTTGATGCGGGATTCCTCCAAGGGTGTAAGTCCCGCGGTTGAAGCCGTGCCTATAGACTGATGGCCGTCAAAAGAAAAGAGGATTCTTGCCCGGCGGGTCTTGTGAAATGGACTGCTCGTGCCGGTTCCGGGCCTGTGTCCGCTTCGCCTGCTTTGCCCGGCAGACCAATGCATCGGTTGCAGATTTCCGCCCGAAGGCCTGACGCGCATTGCGGACAAAGGTATCACGTTCTGCCCGCGCGCGTGCAAGGTCGGAATTGAGCTTCGTCAGCTCCCGTTCGACCCAGCGTTGCCAGGTGCCGTAATGCCCGCTGGCCAATGAGAGCGGCAGGGCGTCTTCCGACCCGGATGCAGGCGCGGCATAAAGCAGACCGCGCAGGTCTGAAATGCAACTTTCCAGATCCTCAATGTCACGGTTGTGGCGTGCAAGCGCGGCCATCGCCGCGTCATGTTGCAGGGCGGCCAGAACCGCCAATTGCGTCAGTTGGTCAGTCATTTAGTAGCCCCGAACATGTCGCGCGCACGACTGCGCATCTTCTCGGCGAAACGGATCGCGGCGGCGACGGCCTTGTAGTGATCGGGTGGAACTTCGTCACCAATGTCGACCGTGGCATAAAGCGCCCGCGCCGTTGGCGGGTCACTGTGGATCGGCACGCCGTTTTCACTTGCCGTCTCGCGGATCCGCGCGGCAATCTCGTCAACGCCCTTCGCAATGCAGATCGGGGCGGCACCAGGCATCCGCGACCATTTCAGGGCCACGGCGTAATGAGTGGGGTTTACGACAACCACGTCAGCGTCAGGCACGTCGGCAAGCATCTGGTTCATGGCAATGGCATAGCCTTTCTGTCGTCGCTGCCCCTTCATGTGGGGGTCGCCCTCGTTCTGCTTGATCTCGTCCATCAGATCCTTATGGGACATGCGGTTCTTGCGCAGATGCTCCTTATGTTGCCAGAAATAGTCGATGCCACCGATGACCAAGGCGATCACAAGGACAAGCGCGAAAAACTCGACACTCAGATCAAGCAGGACGACCGTCGTCATTCCTGCACTCAGTGACATGGTGGACAGAATTTCGGGCAGCTTCACCCAGATGAACATACCCAGCATCAGCGCATAGATCGTCAGTTTCACAAAACTTTTGGCAAACTCAAACAGGCCGGATCGTCCGAATTTGTTCTTGGCGTTCGACAAAAGCGATAGACGATTCAGCTTCGGTTGGAGCTTTTCCGGTGAAACGATAAAGGTTCGCGTCGCGATGGCGAGCAAAAGAACTGCTGTTGCCGGGGCCAGAAACCACGGCGCAAGATGTTTGCCCAGCCCCACCAAAAGAGATGCGGAAAACGGTGCGCCACCGCGAAAGACCTCGTCCGCGATCTGGTCTGGCCGAGCAAGAATTCCAGCCAATAATTCGCCAATACCCTTCAGGCTTGTCGCCCCCAGTGATGTCGCGACCAGCAATATGGCAAGATATGACGTGGCTGTGTTCAACTCGGCGGATCGCGCCACCTCGCCACGCTTGCGAGCATCGTCCAGTTTCTTCTGCGTTGGTTCGTGCTGTTTGCTGTCGTCATCATCCGTCCCGGACATCACCGACCTCCGAACGGGTTAGCAAGTATTGTTTCAAGCGCCGCTTGCCAGACGGGCAACAACAGGGGTGCGGTCAGCAACAACAGGATCAATCCGCCTGCCGTGATCGCAGGGGCGCCAACAAAGGCCACCATCAACTGAGGCATCGCCCGGTTGATGACGCCAAGCGCCACATTATAGAGCAATGACGCGATGACGAAGGGCGCAGCGAGGGTGAAAGCCAGTGAGAATGCCCGCGCGATCTGCACAATTCCCCAGTCAGCGAACGCCTGTGTATCGGGAAACTGACCGATCGGAAAGACGCGATAGGTCAGGATCAGGCCCGTCGCCAGCTTGACATGCAGGCCGAGCATCACGGCCAGTGCCAGCCCTGCCACAACCAGAACATGCCCGATCGCAGGTTGCGGATCGGCATTCGCGCCCCCGATTAATTGCGCCAGCGATGTCGATTGTGCTGCGATGCTGCCCGCGACTTGAAGCGCCATGATCATCAGACGGATCGCAATGCCGAACCCCAACCCGATCACCGGTTCCGATATATAAACAAGCGGCTGAAGCGGCGGCGTGGTTCCGATGTCCGCCATGACACCGGGCGCGACGATCATCGTAAAGGCGAGCGACAGAAACAGACGCACCCGCGCCGGAACGGATTTTTCGCCAAACGCGGGCAGGACGGCCATCGCCGCCCCGACCCTGAGAAAAACCACCAGGCCCTGTTGCAAAAGCAGTGGCGCCAAGGTCGCGATTTGATCCAGTGCCGCGATCATGCGGGGATCATCCCAACCAGCGACGGTTTGGCTTCGGTACCGATTTCTTCGAATGACAGAACGGGGTTTGCGATACCTTTGGCAGACAGCACTGTTTTCAAGAACCGTCGTCGCCGGGACGAGGTCACGACGGCAGGGTATATGCCGTTCTCGCCAGCCCGCGCGATCTTGTCGGCCACGGAATTTGCAAGCCGGTTAAATTCTTCTGGCGGCAATGCGACATCGCTGCCAGCATCGCTGTCAAGCTGATGGGATTGAAACATAGCCTCCCATTCTGGTGCAAGTTGAACAAGCGGCACGGTTCCGTCGTCACGTTTCAATTCCGCGATCAGTTGAAACCCCAAGCGCTGGCGAACATGCTCACAAATGCTGTCTGGCGAGCCATAGACAGGACGTGCTTCGGCAATGGTTTCGATGATCAGGGGGAGGTTGCGGATCGAAACACGCTCTTCCAGCAATAACCGCAGGACGGTGTGAAGCAGGTCTAGCGGTACTTTTTCCGGCACCAGTTCGTCCAGCAGACGGCGATTGGCCTCGGCCCGGGTTGCGTCGGACAGGTTCACGAATTCGTCCAGCAGCCGGCGCAACGCCTTGAACCCGAGCAGCCGCGGGAAGTTGCGTTTCATCACCTCAAGTAAATGGGTCGCAAGAACTTCGGTTGGTGCAATGACGGCGCAGCCTGACAATGCGGCTTCTTCCTGTCGGTCAGTGCTGATCCAACGAGCGGGCGCGCCGTAAACCGGCTCTTTCACGTCGTCGCCGTCGGGCAGGTTGTCGTCTGGGCCGGACAATATGACCAGCGCGCGATGCGCCTGCAAGATATTGCGCGC contains the following coding sequences:
- a CDS encoding flagellar biosynthetic protein FliR, producing the protein MIAALDQIATLAPLLLQQGLVVFLRVGAAMAVLPAFGEKSVPARVRLFLSLAFTMIVAPGVMADIGTTPPLQPLVYISEPVIGLGFGIAIRLMIMALQVAGSIAAQSTSLAQLIGGANADPQPAIGHVLVVAGLALAVMLGLHVKLATGLILTYRVFPIGQFPDTQAFADWGIVQIARAFSLAFTLAAPFVIASLLYNVALGVINRAMPQLMVAFVGAPAITAGGLILLLLTAPLLLPVWQAALETILANPFGGR
- a CDS encoding DUF2332 domain-containing protein is translated as MSLRDALRHQAGSNRHLGSPFTARVLDLLAERIQPGTPLTDRMFNWPGEIGPRGHSVPLRLLAGLHALVLTGACPALKAKYPPNPAPADASLWAAIQGALNDHTALLDQWLDNPPQTNEVRRAAVLIAAGHWLAARYDLPIRMYELGASAGLNLMWDRFTLVLPDGQIGPPDPVITLAPDWRGDLPTGKVPTIIDRRGVDLMPMNAHDPDDALRLISYLWSDQPERLLHTRAVMDVLEARVDAGDAADWLEDQLITVTPDHLTLVYHTIAWQYFPPQTQSRCQAAIETAAQHGPVAHLAMEADDQLGKGAALHLTLWPEGHTLTLGRVDFHGRWVDWAAP
- a CDS encoding FkbM family methyltransferase: MPRYSIDGIDLDIPLHCLNDNLKQQLQNEHYEWKEVNGLKRHLKKGDRVLDLGGGAGYIAIQAARIAGAGNVATVEASAEMVQAIGRNLVLNHAEAVRVLHGAVVPDDFSGGSVEFDVKPAFWSSAIAVGPRKGAAQRIKVPALRLSDLLHAFEPNLVIMDVEGAERDLARQDWPLMVQLVIMEIHPQTYPPAGIQEIFDGMSKAGFAYMPWGSRGNLVVFQRLPGKGMGC
- a CDS encoding 50S ribosomal protein L25/general stress protein Ctc, with protein sequence MAKQIPDLVATVRTGTGKGAARQARREGFVPGIVYGGGEDPLPINIPFNELLKKLRAGRFLSTLWNLKVEGEDDFRVICRNVQRDVVKDLPTHLDLMRLHRNTRISLFIHVEFTNEEEAPGLKKGGVLTVVRPEVELNVMAGEIPEQIVVDLTGREVGDVIHISDVDLPKGAKVTVDRDFVIANISAPSSLRSADDEAEETEEVAADEVEATEMKSEE
- the pth gene encoding aminoacyl-tRNA hydrolase; the protein is MKMFVGLGNPGPKYAGNRHNIGFMALDSIAQDHGFAPWRGKFQGALSEGQLGHEKVLLLKPETFMNLSGQSVGEAMRFYKLTPNDIVVFHDELDLAPGKVRVKHGGGHAGHNGLRSLHAHIGPDYTRVRMGIGHPGNKNAVSSYVLRDFAKADEGWLDDVLRGCADGAPDLAEGDSGKFMNAVGRRVNPPRSSTSQPKPDTKSAPAPASPSKPDANAEPKETRSPLQRLMDKFS
- a CDS encoding EscU/YscU/HrcU family type III secretion system export apparatus switch protein, with product MSGTDDDDSKQHEPTQKKLDDARKRGEVARSAELNTATSYLAILLVATSLGATSLKGIGELLAGILARPDQIADEVFRGGAPFSASLLVGLGKHLAPWFLAPATAVLLLAIATRTFIVSPEKLQPKLNRLSLLSNAKNKFGRSGLFEFAKSFVKLTIYALMLGMFIWVKLPEILSTMSLSAGMTTVVLLDLSVEFFALVLVIALVIGGIDYFWQHKEHLRKNRMSHKDLMDEIKQNEGDPHMKGQRRQKGYAIAMNQMLADVPDADVVVVNPTHYAVALKWSRMPGAAPICIAKGVDEIAARIRETASENGVPIHSDPPTARALYATVDIGDEVPPDHYKAVAAAIRFAEKMRSRARDMFGATK